Below is a genomic region from Streptomyces sp. NBC_00461.
TCTGCTCGCCGGGGATGTAACCGGCCTGCTTGATGGCCTCGATGATGAGATCGAGCGCGGCGCGGTTGGACTCCAGGTTCGGGGCGAAGCCGCCCTCGTCGCCGAGGCCGGTGGACAGGCCCTTGGTCTTCAGCACCTTCTTGAGGGTGTGGTAGACCTCGGCGCCCCAGCGCAGGGCCTCGGAGAAGGACTCCGCGCCGATCGGGGCGATCATGAACTCCTGGATGTCCACGTTCGAGTCGGCGTGCGAGCCGCCGTTCAGGATGTTCATCATCGGAACGGGCAGCAGGTGCGCGTTCGGGCCGCCCAGGTAGCGGAAGAGCGGGAGGTCGCTGGCCTCGGAGGCGGCGTGGGCGACGGCCAGGGAGACGCCGAGGATGGCGTTGGCGCCGAGGGAGCCCTTGTTGTCGGTGGCGTCCAGGTCGAACATGGCCTGGTCGATCAGGCGCTGCTCGGTGGCGTCGTAGCCGACGAGCTCCGGGCCGATCTGCTCGATGACGGCGAGGACGGCCTTCTCGACACCCTTGCCGAGGTAGCGGTTGGGGTCACCGTCGCGCAGCTCGATGGCCTCGAAGGCGCCCGTGGAGGCGCCGGAGGGGACGGCGGCACGACCCGTGCTGCCGTCGTCGAGGCCTACCTCGACCTCGACCGTGGGGTTGCCTCGGGAGTCCAGGATTTCCCGGGCTACGACGACGTCGATGGACGGCACGAGCATCTCCTTCATGAATGTGACGCGGCTACCGCAGTAGCGCAGTGGCTCTGCGAGACGAGCCTAACCGCCTCCGGCCGATCGGCCACGCTGCCGACCATCCCTTGAGCAGAACCGAGAGTAAATTGTTTCCGAACGGAACAAAGCGTGGACGCAAAAAGAACCCCGCCCCGGTGCGTACGGGGGAACACGCACCGGAGCGGGGAGCCCGTGGGGACGGGGGCCTCACGTGTCCTCCATGGTGGAGGACACGGATGGGCGGGCGCTGTGGTTCAGCTACCGGCGGGCCGTCACTTCAGGTGCAGCTGCTGGCCCGGGTAGATGAGGTTGGCGTCGGAGACGATGTCCTTGTTCAGCTTGAACAGCTTCTGCCAGCCGCCCTTGACGCCGTGCTTCTCGGCGATCGAGCTGAGGGTGTCGCCCTTGACGACCTTGTACTCGCCGTCGCCCTTCTTGACCTTCTTGCCGGTCGGGGTGGTGACGGTCTTCTGGCTCTTCTCGGTCTTCGCGGCCGGGCGCTCGGAGGAGCGGGAGGCGGCCTGCGAGTCGGCCGAGCGGTTGGCGGTGCTGTTGCTGCTGGAGGCACCGGCGCCGTTGTAGGCGGCGCTGGACAGGCCCGTGCCGCAGACCGGCCAGGCGCCCTTGCCCTGAGCGGCGAGAACCTTCTCGGCGACGGCTATCTGCGCCGACTTGGAGGCCTGGTTGGCCTGCGCGGCGTAGGCGGTGCCGCCGTACGCGGCCCAGGTGGACGCGGAGAACTGCAGGCCGCCGTAGTAGCCGTTGCCGGTGTTGATGGACCAGTTGCCGCCCGACTCGCACTGGGCGACGGCGTCCCACTCGGAGGCGGTGGCGGCGGAGGCGCTGCCGGCCGCCATCAGCGGGGCGGCGATGGCGACACCGGTGACGCCGGCGATCGCGGCGGCGCGGGTGGCCTTGGACGGACGACGGTGCTTGCCCTTGCCGGAAAACAGCATGGTGGATCCCCTCACCGACGCCTGCGAGGTGAGCTGTCGGGTTCGGGCCGGTTGAGTTGCCCGGCCACGCACCTCCCGGTGCGCGGCTTAACCCCAAGCCGGTTCCGGCGTCGGAGGCCGTGAGGCCTCAACTGCCGGACCCGGCGCCTACCTTGGGTCCCCCGCTCCTGCCTACGGCGCTTTACGCGACGACTGTTCCCGTACGGCCGCTGGCAGGATTCGGCGTTGCGGCAGCCGGGGCTCGTGTTGACGAGCGGTGACGACCGTAGACACGCGATCCGGGGAATTTCAAAGACGATCAGGGCTTCTGAGACTCATCCCACACTTTCACCAAACCGGACATTCCACAGCGAAAGGTGACGCGAACTCCCGTTGTTTTTCGCCCTATTCGGCAGGGAGTCGCAGGGTCTGACCGGCGACGATACGGTTCGGGTCGCTACCGAGAGCCTTCTCGTTCTCGGCATAGAGCGCGTGCCACCCGCCGTCCAGGTCAAGGGAGTCGGCGATGGAGGCGAGGGTGTCGCCGGCGTGGACCGTATACGTGTCGTCCGTGCGACTGTCCGTCTTGACCCCTTCGGCCCCCTCGGCGCTGGCGCCGCGATGGCGGCCGGTGCCGATCGAGCCGGTGTCGACGAGGCTCCAAGAACCCACTTCCTCCTGGATATTGCCCGAGTCGTCACCCTTTGCCCGATCTGCGGACGAACCGTCGCGACGCTGTGCGTCACGCGAGGCCGTCTCGGACGGGGAGGTGGAGGGTGAGGCCGATGTGCCGGATTCGGTGGAGTTGTCCTTCGCGTCCCCGGAGGCGGAAGGGGAAGTGCTGGACGACGCACCGGAGGATGAATCCGACGAAGAGGAATCACTGGACCCACTGGATCCATTACCGGAGGAGTTGGACAAACCGGTGGAGTCGGAGGAGTCAGAGGAATCGGACGAACCCGAACCGTCGTCCAGAATGCCCGTGTCGACGTCGGCCGAGTCCGAGTCCTTGTTCAGGCCCGAGGTCAGTCCGCAGAGGTGGAAGGCGCCGACGCCCTGGTCGTCCAGGAGCTTCTCGGCGACGGCTATCTGCTGGCTGCGGCTGGCCAGGTCGGCGCTGGGGGCGTAGTCGAGGCCGCCGTACTTCTCCCAGTTCTTCTGGGTCAGCTTGAGTCCGCCGTAGAACCCGTTGCCGCTGTTCTCGCTCCAGGCGCCGCCGGTCTCGCACTTCGCCACCTTGTCCCAGGTGGTGCCGTCGGCCGCGTGCGCGGAGGCTGCCCCGAGGAGGGGGATGGCGATGGCGGAGCCGGTCACCCCGGCCGCGACGAGGAGTGCCGGAGCCTGACGGGGGCGACGGTGTCGACCGTTCCCGGAGAGCATGCGGGGGCCTTTCGCGAGACAGCAGTGATCGGCGCGGCGCATGGTGCTCGGCACCGCGCTGGTGGGTGAACGTATCGGCAGTCGATCACTTGTCACAAGTTAATGCCGCGTAGATCACGTGAAGATCACGGAGTTGAACGCGTGTCATCTTTG
It encodes:
- the eno gene encoding phosphopyruvate hydratase, which encodes MLVPSIDVVVAREILDSRGNPTVEVEVGLDDGSTGRAAVPSGASTGAFEAIELRDGDPNRYLGKGVEKAVLAVIEQIGPELVGYDATEQRLIDQAMFDLDATDNKGSLGANAILGVSLAVAHAASEASDLPLFRYLGGPNAHLLPVPMMNILNGGSHADSNVDIQEFMIAPIGAESFSEALRWGAEVYHTLKKVLKTKGLSTGLGDEGGFAPNLESNRAALDLIIEAIKQAGYIPGEQIALALDVAASEFYKDGKYEFEGKSRSAAEMTEYYEELVSAYPLVSIEDPLYEDDWAGWKVITDRIGEKVQIVGDDLFVTNPERLARGIEEGTANALLVKVNQIGSLTETLDAVEMAQRNGFKCMMSHRSGETEDVTIADLAVAVNCGQIKTGAPARSDRVAKYNQLLRIEEILDDAAEYAGRSAFPRFKV
- a CDS encoding transglycosylase family protein, with protein sequence MLFSGKGKHRRPSKATRAAAIAGVTGVAIAAPLMAAGSASAATASEWDAVAQCESGGNWSINTGNGYYGGLQFSASTWAAYGGTAYAAQANQASKSAQIAVAEKVLAAQGKGAWPVCGTGLSSAAYNGAGASSSNSTANRSADSQAASRSSERPAAKTEKSQKTVTTPTGKKVKKGDGEYKVVKGDTLSSIAEKHGVKGGWQKLFKLNKDIVSDANLIYPGQQLHLK
- a CDS encoding LysM peptidoglycan-binding domain-containing protein, whose translation is MLSGNGRHRRPRQAPALLVAAGVTGSAIAIPLLGAASAHAADGTTWDKVAKCETGGAWSENSGNGFYGGLKLTQKNWEKYGGLDYAPSADLASRSQQIAVAEKLLDDQGVGAFHLCGLTSGLNKDSDSADVDTGILDDGSGSSDSSDSSDSTGLSNSSGNGSSGSSDSSSSDSSSGASSSTSPSASGDAKDNSTESGTSASPSTSPSETASRDAQRRDGSSADRAKGDDSGNIQEEVGSWSLVDTGSIGTGRHRGASAEGAEGVKTDSRTDDTYTVHAGDTLASIADSLDLDGGWHALYAENEKALGSDPNRIVAGQTLRLPAE